In one Massilia endophytica genomic region, the following are encoded:
- a CDS encoding aldehyde dehydrogenase (NADP(+)) gives MTITGEALIGGAAVKGEGSSVKAFDPAKREYIEPAFSAVSEAQIDQACRLAGEAFDSFRATSDVERAKFLETVGEEIVALGDELIGRAMAESGLPRARLEGERGRTVNQLKLFADLLREGSWRDARLDTPLPDRTPPRPDLRMRLIGVGPVAVFAASNFPLAFSVAGGDTASAFAAGCPVVLKSHSAHPGTSELVGRAVTRAVERCGLPKGTFSLLTGTGRHIGTTLVAHPAIQAVGFTGSRAGGTALMAVAAARPQPIPVYAEMSSINPVILLPKALAARGESIAQQFAASLTLGVGQFCTNPGMVVGLAGPELDKFAADAAAALGNTAPGVMLTPGIAGAYQEGVAKLAAESCVKTVALAAQEEGKGAPALFQSRASDFLKTHALQDEVFGPASLIVACESLEEVKNVIERLEGQLTATLQLDEGDYEAAEALLPVLERKVGRILANGFPTGVEVSTAMVHGGPFPSTADGRSTSVGTGAINRFLRPVCYQNIPQALLPEALRDGNPLGIWRRRDGALTKD, from the coding sequence GTGACCATTACCGGCGAAGCATTGATTGGCGGCGCGGCCGTCAAAGGGGAGGGCAGCAGCGTCAAGGCCTTCGATCCCGCGAAACGCGAATACATCGAACCGGCCTTCAGCGCCGTGAGCGAAGCACAGATCGACCAGGCCTGCCGCCTGGCAGGCGAGGCTTTCGACAGCTTCCGCGCCACATCGGACGTGGAACGCGCAAAATTCCTGGAAACCGTGGGCGAAGAGATCGTGGCCCTCGGCGATGAGCTGATCGGGCGGGCCATGGCCGAGAGCGGACTGCCGCGTGCACGCCTGGAAGGTGAGCGCGGCCGCACGGTGAACCAGCTCAAACTCTTCGCCGACCTGCTGCGCGAGGGCTCCTGGCGGGATGCGCGCCTGGACACGCCGCTGCCCGATCGCACCCCGCCGCGTCCCGACCTGCGCATGCGCCTCATCGGCGTCGGCCCCGTGGCCGTCTTCGCCGCCTCCAATTTCCCGCTCGCCTTCTCCGTGGCTGGCGGCGATACCGCGTCCGCGTTTGCGGCGGGCTGCCCCGTCGTTCTGAAGTCGCACTCGGCCCACCCGGGCACCTCCGAGCTGGTTGGCCGCGCCGTCACGCGCGCCGTCGAACGCTGCGGCCTGCCGAAGGGCACGTTCTCGCTGCTGACCGGCACCGGCCGCCATATCGGCACCACGCTGGTGGCGCATCCTGCCATCCAGGCCGTAGGCTTTACGGGTTCGCGCGCAGGCGGGACGGCGCTGATGGCGGTGGCCGCAGCGCGTCCGCAGCCGATTCCGGTCTACGCCGAAATGAGCTCGATCAATCCCGTGATCCTGCTGCCGAAGGCGCTGGCAGCGCGCGGGGAGAGCATCGCCCAGCAGTTCGCCGCCTCGCTGACCCTGGGCGTGGGCCAGTTCTGCACCAATCCCGGCATGGTCGTCGGCCTGGCGGGGCCGGAGCTGGACAAGTTTGCGGCCGATGCCGCCGCAGCCCTGGGCAACACCGCTCCAGGTGTGATGCTGACCCCCGGTATCGCCGGCGCCTACCAGGAAGGCGTGGCGAAGCTCGCCGCCGAGTCCTGCGTCAAGACCGTAGCGCTGGCCGCGCAGGAAGAGGGCAAGGGCGCTCCCGCGTTGTTCCAGTCCCGCGCATCGGACTTCCTGAAGACGCATGCGCTGCAGGACGAAGTGTTCGGTCCCGCCTCGCTGATCGTGGCCTGCGAGTCGCTGGAAGAAGTGAAGAACGTGATCGAGCGCCTCGAAGGCCAGCTGACCGCCACCTTGCAGCTGGACGAAGGCGACTATGAAGCCGCCGAAGCGCTGCTGCCGGTACTGGAGCGCAAGGTGGGCCGCATCCTGGCCAATGGCTTCCCCACCGGCGTGGAAGTGTCGACGGCCATGGTGCACGGCGGACCTTTCCCGTCCACGGCGGATGGCCGCAGCACCTCGGTGGGCACTGGTGCGATCAACCGTTTCCTGCGCCCCGTGTGCTACCAGAATATTCCGCAGGCGCTGTTGCCGGAGGCTCTGCGCGACGGCAACCCGCTCGGCATCTGGCGCCGCCGCGACGGCGCGCTGACGAAAGATTAA
- a CDS encoding SDR family NAD(P)-dependent oxidoreductase, whose protein sequence is MTDLAKFGSLRGKRVFVTGGGSGIGESIVTAFAEQGAQVAFVDILRDASEALVEKIKAAGHSAPLFRHCDITDIPALQKTMADLAADIGDFDVLVNNAANDQRHKAEEVTLEYWDQRIAINQRPMFFTCQSVIAGMRKKGGGSIINISSMSFHAKGAGYPVYATSKSAVIGLTRSLARDLGGYGIRVNTVTPGWVMTQRQLDLWVDDAAKAEIARAQCLPGMLMPEHVSSMVLFLAADDSAMCTAQEFIVDAGWI, encoded by the coding sequence ATGACTGATCTGGCCAAGTTTGGCAGCCTGCGCGGCAAGCGCGTATTTGTGACGGGAGGCGGCAGCGGCATCGGCGAATCCATCGTCACGGCGTTTGCGGAGCAGGGCGCGCAGGTGGCCTTCGTGGACATCTTGCGCGATGCGAGCGAGGCGCTGGTGGAGAAGATCAAGGCGGCAGGCCACTCGGCCCCCCTGTTCCGCCATTGCGACATCACCGATATCCCCGCGCTGCAGAAGACCATGGCCGATCTGGCCGCGGACATCGGCGACTTCGACGTCCTGGTCAACAATGCCGCCAACGACCAGCGCCACAAGGCGGAGGAAGTCACGCTCGAATACTGGGACCAGCGCATCGCCATCAACCAGCGCCCCATGTTCTTCACCTGCCAGTCCGTGATTGCGGGCATGAGGAAGAAGGGCGGAGGCTCCATCATCAATATCAGCTCCATGTCCTTCCATGCCAAGGGCGCGGGTTATCCGGTCTACGCGACATCGAAATCGGCCGTGATCGGCCTTACGCGCTCGCTGGCGCGCGACCTGGGCGGCTACGGCATCCGCGTCAACACCGTGACGCCCGGCTGGGTGATGACACAGCGTCAGCTCGACCTGTGGGTGGACGACGCGGCCAAGGCGGAAATCGCCAGGGCCCAGTGCCTGCCGGGCATGCTGATGCCGGAACACGTTTCCTCCATGGTGCTCTTCCTGGCAGCCGACGACAGCGCCATGTGCACCGCGCAGGAGTTCATCGTCGACGCGGGATGGATCTGA
- a CDS encoding glycoside hydrolase family 97 protein, with translation MKAFFKRAALALALGASLPAYAALSSPDGRLSVDVTVSPQGEARYAVRRDGAEVLLPSPLGMKLEGMDLADRLSLGAASPVHAVRESYELATGKRRKNSYVANEQTWTLRNPQQQALDVTFRVSNDGVAFRYTVRGPQLKFLSEATGFAFAPSARAWLQPMAAAKTGFARTNPSYEEYWQKDIPAGTPSPMAGWVFPALFRSGDNWIALTEAGMDGSFHASRLAVRSEGGVYRIAGPAPEEARPGEALLAHAEGELVSPWRVMAIGGLDTLVNSTLGTDLAAPAARPAASWIKPGHASWSWAILKDDFTNYDTQKKFIDYAADMHWDYTLIDALWDQKIGYDKVRELAGYAKKKGIGILVWYNSAGSWNDTDMTPKDKLLTRESRVAEFKRLHEIGIKGIKVDFFGGDGQSMIAYYVDILKDAYDAQLLVNFHGATLPRGWSRTWPNLMTAEAIRGFEFATFDQSLQDPVAPHAAMIPFTRNLFDPMDFTPMVFGDIPNIRRTTRNGFELAESVLFVSGIQHFAEIPEGMATAPAYVKSFLRELPRSWDDSRFVDGFPGEYAVIARRAGKAWYVAGFNGSGSEMTLTLDLAFIGKRGKLITDGAGERSFIQSDIGAAKATRITIKPHGGFVATFK, from the coding sequence ATGAAGGCATTTTTCAAGAGAGCCGCCCTCGCACTCGCGCTGGGTGCATCCCTGCCCGCTTACGCGGCGCTGAGCAGCCCGGACGGGCGTCTGTCGGTCGATGTGACTGTTTCGCCGCAGGGCGAGGCCCGGTACGCCGTGCGCCGCGATGGCGCAGAGGTGCTGCTGCCTTCGCCGCTGGGCATGAAGCTCGAAGGCATGGATCTGGCGGACAGGCTTTCGCTCGGCGCCGCGTCGCCAGTACACGCGGTGCGCGAGAGCTATGAGCTCGCAACAGGCAAGCGCCGCAAGAACAGCTATGTGGCCAACGAGCAGACCTGGACGCTGCGCAATCCGCAGCAGCAGGCGCTCGATGTGACCTTCCGCGTGTCCAACGACGGCGTGGCCTTCCGCTACACCGTGCGCGGGCCGCAGCTGAAGTTCCTGTCCGAAGCCACTGGTTTTGCCTTCGCGCCTTCGGCGCGGGCCTGGCTGCAGCCCATGGCTGCTGCCAAGACCGGCTTTGCGCGTACCAACCCTTCCTACGAGGAGTACTGGCAGAAGGATATCCCTGCCGGTACGCCGTCGCCGATGGCGGGCTGGGTTTTCCCTGCTCTGTTCCGCAGCGGCGACAACTGGATTGCGCTGACCGAGGCGGGCATGGACGGCAGCTTCCACGCCTCGCGCCTGGCGGTCCGGAGCGAAGGTGGCGTCTACCGCATTGCGGGACCCGCGCCGGAGGAGGCGCGCCCCGGCGAAGCCTTGCTGGCGCACGCCGAGGGAGAGCTGGTTTCGCCGTGGCGCGTGATGGCCATTGGTGGCCTCGATACGCTGGTGAACTCCACGCTGGGCACCGACCTCGCTGCACCGGCCGCGCGGCCCGCCGCCAGCTGGATCAAGCCGGGCCATGCCTCATGGAGCTGGGCCATCCTGAAGGACGATTTCACGAACTACGACACCCAGAAGAAGTTCATCGACTACGCGGCGGACATGCACTGGGACTACACCCTGATCGACGCCCTCTGGGACCAGAAGATCGGTTACGACAAGGTGCGCGAGCTTGCGGGCTATGCGAAGAAAAAGGGCATCGGCATCCTGGTCTGGTACAACTCCGCCGGTTCGTGGAACGATACCGACATGACGCCCAAGGACAAGCTGCTCACCCGCGAATCGCGCGTGGCCGAGTTCAAGCGTCTGCACGAAATTGGAATCAAGGGCATCAAGGTCGACTTCTTTGGCGGCGACGGCCAGTCCATGATCGCCTACTACGTGGATATCCTGAAGGACGCCTACGATGCGCAGCTGCTGGTGAACTTCCACGGTGCAACGCTGCCGCGCGGCTGGTCCCGCACCTGGCCGAACCTGATGACGGCCGAGGCCATCCGCGGCTTCGAGTTCGCCACGTTCGACCAGTCTCTCCAGGACCCGGTTGCGCCCCACGCGGCGATGATTCCCTTCACCCGCAACCTCTTCGATCCCATGGACTTCACGCCCATGGTCTTCGGCGATATCCCGAACATCAGGCGCACCACGCGCAACGGCTTCGAACTGGCCGAATCGGTGCTCTTCGTGTCCGGCATCCAGCACTTCGCCGAGATCCCCGAAGGCATGGCTACGGCGCCAGCCTACGTGAAGAGCTTCCTGCGCGAGCTGCCGCGCAGCTGGGACGACAGCAGGTTCGTCGACGGCTTCCCGGGCGAGTATGCAGTGATCGCGCGCCGCGCGGGCAAGGCCTGGTACGTCGCGGGCTTCAACGGCAGCGGCAGTGAAATGACCCTGACCCTCGACCTCGCCTTCATCGGCAAGCGGGGCAAGCTCATTACGGATGGAGCGGGAGAGCGCAGCTTCATCCAGTCCGATATCGGCGCGGCGAAAGCCACGCGGATCACCATCAAGCCACATGGCGGCTTCGTGGCCACCTTCAAGTAA